The proteins below are encoded in one region of bacterium:
- a CDS encoding aspartate-semialdehyde dehydrogenase: MKPIRLAIVGATGLVGRTTLDVLTEWQIPLTSLRLFASDGSAGKMVAFNGGALPLEKLDGVPNGVDAAIFATSKQISREWAPQFTRAGVTVIDHSAEFRMNEEVPLVIPEINGDTLSAHRNLVSNPNCSASVVVLPMAALDRLLGLKTAIVDTYQSVSGSGQDALAELDAELEDGAHAPRVYPRRIAHNVFPQIGPFDEDGMCDEERKVVEELKKILGRPQMTVFTTTVRVPVRVGHSAAVTVQCERTASRGQIEAVLSAMPGMTYQANDYRTPLEIAGQQNVFVSRLRIHRDDPHWLQFWAVGDNLRKGAASNAVQILMELFKD, from the coding sequence TTGAAACCGATTCGCCTTGCCATTGTGGGTGCCACGGGACTTGTGGGACGGACCACGCTGGACGTCCTGACCGAGTGGCAGATCCCGCTGACGTCGTTGCGGCTTTTTGCCTCCGACGGATCCGCGGGAAAGATGGTGGCGTTCAACGGCGGCGCGCTGCCGCTGGAAAAACTGGACGGCGTTCCCAACGGTGTGGATGCGGCGATTTTTGCGACGTCCAAGCAGATTTCGCGGGAGTGGGCTCCGCAGTTTACCCGGGCGGGAGTCACGGTGATCGATCACTCGGCGGAGTTCCGGATGAACGAGGAGGTGCCGCTGGTGATTCCCGAAATTAACGGGGACACACTGTCGGCGCACCGGAATCTGGTGTCGAATCCGAACTGCTCGGCCAGTGTGGTGGTGCTGCCGATGGCGGCACTCGACAGGCTGCTGGGATTGAAAACGGCCATCGTGGACACCTACCAATCGGTCTCCGGTTCGGGACAGGATGCACTGGCCGAACTCGATGCGGAACTGGAAGACGGCGCGCATGCACCGCGGGTCTACCCGAGGCGGATCGCGCACAATGTGTTTCCGCAAATCGGCCCGTTCGATGAAGATGGAATGTGCGACGAAGAGCGCAAGGTCGTCGAGGAGCTGAAGAAGATTCTCGGCAGGCCACAGATGACCGTGTTCACTACGACGGTCCGCGTGCCGGTGCGCGTCGGACATTCGGCGGCGGTAACGGTGCAATGCGAGCGAACGGCATCACGCGGGCAGATTGAAGCGGTGCTGAGCGCCATGCCGGGAATGACCTATCAGGCGAATGATTACCGTACGCCCCTGGAGATTGCGGGGCAGCAGAATGTGTTTGTCAGCCGCCTGCGGATTCACCGCGATGATCCGCACTGGCTGCAGTTCTGGGCGGTGGGTGATAATCTGCGCAAAGGGGCCGCGTCCAATGCCGTGCAGATTCTGATGGAGCTATTCAAGGACTGA
- the traF gene encoding conjugal transfer protein TraF, producing MKSFLTTLLLLAVPLLATAQLISNPYPPVPAAMAVAGAYTAAAIGAEAPFYNPAGLAYGKGTEGRFAYQQPWSMVGISHLSAAGYTTLPRKFGGIALGVQSLGTRSDGHTLAAETEAYLAHGIMLQKDIHSSLAFGYTLKLINYDLGESVANDQGVSQNLGSSTTFGLDVGATAQLWDRFTLGGSFKNINQPQLGANLKRDLPRMISGGLCYQPYYGVRTTLDIERVISGETQFKGGINATVVKPLDIRFGVMSNPNSFTAGFGLHWRELVIDYAFIYHSVLNPSHLIGVGFNLDKSLADIWQAK from the coding sequence TTGAAATCCTTTCTTACAACGTTGTTACTGTTGGCTGTGCCGCTTCTGGCGACTGCTCAACTCATTTCGAATCCCTATCCGCCGGTGCCTGCCGCCATGGCCGTCGCCGGAGCCTATACCGCCGCCGCCATCGGCGCGGAAGCCCCGTTCTACAATCCTGCCGGTCTGGCCTATGGCAAAGGCACCGAAGGACGTTTTGCCTATCAGCAGCCTTGGAGCATGGTCGGCATCTCCCATCTGTCCGCCGCCGGTTACACGACTCTCCCCCGCAAATTCGGCGGGATTGCCCTCGGCGTTCAAAGCCTCGGTACACGGTCAGACGGCCACACGCTGGCTGCCGAGACCGAAGCTTATCTGGCTCATGGCATAATGCTGCAGAAGGACATCCACTCCTCGCTGGCATTCGGCTACACCCTGAAGCTGATCAACTATGACCTTGGCGAATCGGTCGCCAATGATCAGGGCGTCTCCCAGAATCTCGGCAGTTCAACCACATTCGGTCTGGATGTCGGCGCCACGGCACAGCTTTGGGACCGCTTCACGCTGGGTGGCTCCTTTAAGAATATCAATCAGCCGCAGCTTGGCGCAAATCTTAAACGCGATCTGCCGCGCATGATCTCCGGTGGTCTCTGCTATCAGCCCTACTACGGCGTCCGCACCACCCTCGACATCGAGCGCGTGATCAGCGGTGAGACCCAGTTTAAGGGCGGTATCAACGCCACTGTGGTCAAGCCCCTCGACATCCGTTTCGGCGTCATGTCCAATCCCAACAGTTTCACCGCCGGATTTGGTTTGCACTGGCGGGAACTGGTGATTGACTATGCGTTCATCTATCACTCTGTCCTGAATCCTTCGCATCTTATCGGTGTCGGCTTTAACCTCGACAAATCACTGGCGGACATATGGCAAGCCAAGTGA
- a CDS encoding BatA domain-containing protein — MTFLNAIWAALALGLAPILIHLLMRQRYKKVDFPTLRFLRELQRQKMRQLRFRQILLLILRTLAVLFLVLAIMRPVLKSTAGILPGGQARTTAILILDRSASMQTETPDGTRFRQMQTRAQEILAALRDGDDAQIIWADDNPERFPEAPTAQIRLLREAIVDAHPTERGGNLVKAFQQARQSIGASQNLHKEVYVLSDLSLSAWPEKLPEAQLLPKDVRLFLLPAGGSAPRNIGVTEASIVSRIITPGRPVDVQFTVRNSGTAPATDRIVSVYAGGRRVAQTRVTLAPGEARQQDIRFVPDSPGDQVGSVRIEEADDFPADDQRNFVLRVPANLHVAVVGSDGPARTLTALALNPSADPASFVNVKVGTPAALESDDWTTLDAIVLVDAAGFSGNFPARLRSYVEGGKGVLIIPGPQTDMRESSAWLATLGLPSPGDVWQGPSAARWTHVDLQHPLFEGLFQEKPASISPDLSKIIRVAPTTTATEVIATSAGVPFLLEARAGRGRALLMTSSPDPSWSTLYRSGIFPPLMVSGVAYLSGIGTSGVDYQLTAGVPAQIQFNGAPGDQRFELRGDQTVSPAVESAPAGFQVKIPPLDKPGAYELWQGNRRLASVAVNTPPRESELQPAPESSYRNILGGQITFLGERANVQTAILEGRFGRELWKLCLYIALALLIAEMLIARVGKREVAPA, encoded by the coding sequence ATGACTTTTCTTAATGCCATCTGGGCGGCGCTCGCCCTCGGCCTCGCGCCGATCCTGATTCACCTTCTGATGCGCCAGCGCTACAAGAAGGTGGACTTTCCCACGTTGCGATTCCTGCGGGAACTACAGCGCCAGAAAATGCGGCAGCTCCGCTTCCGGCAGATCCTGTTGCTTATTCTGCGCACCCTCGCGGTGCTGTTCCTCGTGTTGGCCATAATGCGGCCCGTGCTGAAATCCACGGCGGGAATTCTGCCCGGCGGACAGGCCCGCACCACTGCCATTCTCATTCTGGATCGTTCCGCGTCCATGCAGACGGAGACTCCGGACGGTACCCGTTTCCGGCAGATGCAGACCCGCGCGCAGGAGATTCTGGCCGCACTGCGGGATGGCGATGACGCCCAGATTATCTGGGCCGATGACAATCCCGAACGGTTCCCCGAAGCGCCCACCGCGCAGATCCGTCTGCTGCGCGAAGCGATTGTAGATGCCCACCCCACGGAGCGCGGCGGCAATCTGGTTAAGGCTTTTCAGCAGGCGCGGCAAAGCATCGGAGCCTCGCAGAACCTGCACAAAGAAGTCTATGTTCTTTCCGATCTGAGCCTCAGCGCCTGGCCCGAAAAGCTGCCCGAGGCGCAGTTGCTGCCCAAGGATGTGCGGCTCTTCCTGCTGCCCGCCGGCGGATCGGCGCCGCGCAATATCGGTGTGACGGAAGCCTCCATCGTCTCGCGGATTATCACCCCGGGACGGCCCGTGGACGTGCAGTTTACCGTGCGCAACTCGGGAACTGCTCCGGCGACAGATCGCATTGTGAGCGTCTATGCCGGCGGCCGCCGCGTGGCGCAAACCCGCGTGACGCTTGCTCCCGGTGAGGCGCGCCAGCAGGATATCCGTTTCGTGCCCGATTCCCCCGGTGATCAGGTCGGCTCGGTGCGGATTGAAGAGGCCGATGATTTTCCCGCCGATGACCAGCGCAACTTCGTGCTGCGAGTCCCCGCGAACCTGCATGTGGCAGTCGTCGGCAGCGACGGCCCCGCGCGCACGCTTACGGCTCTTGCGCTGAATCCTTCCGCCGATCCGGCCTCCTTTGTGAACGTGAAAGTCGGCACTCCTGCCGCGCTGGAGTCCGACGACTGGACCACGTTAGACGCGATTGTGCTGGTGGATGCCGCCGGTTTCAGCGGCAATTTTCCGGCGCGGCTCCGCAGCTATGTGGAAGGCGGCAAGGGAGTGCTGATTATTCCCGGACCGCAGACCGATATGCGCGAATCTTCCGCATGGCTGGCAACCCTCGGCCTGCCTTCACCCGGTGACGTGTGGCAGGGACCGAGTGCCGCGCGCTGGACTCACGTCGACCTGCAGCATCCGCTGTTTGAAGGCCTGTTTCAGGAGAAGCCTGCAAGCATTTCTCCGGATCTGTCGAAGATCATCCGCGTCGCACCCACAACCACGGCCACGGAAGTCATCGCCACCTCCGCCGGTGTTCCGTTTTTGCTCGAGGCCCGGGCCGGACGCGGCCGCGCGTTACTAATGACCAGTTCCCCCGATCCATCGTGGTCCACCCTCTACCGCAGCGGCATTTTCCCGCCGCTCATGGTCAGTGGCGTCGCCTATCTTTCGGGCATCGGCACATCCGGTGTGGACTATCAGTTGACGGCAGGCGTCCCGGCGCAGATTCAGTTCAACGGCGCTCCGGGAGATCAGCGGTTTGAACTCCGCGGGGATCAAACCGTTTCGCCCGCGGTCGAATCCGCTCCCGCCGGTTTTCAGGTGAAGATTCCCCCGCTGGACAAACCCGGCGCGTATGAACTCTGGCAGGGCAACCGGCGCTTGGCTTCGGTGGCGGTGAACACTCCGCCGCGCGAATCCGAGTTGCAGCCCGCTCCCGAATCCAGTTACCGCAACATTCTGGGCGGACAGATCACCTTCCTCGGTGAACGCGCCAATGTGCAGACGGCGATACTGGAAGGCCGCTTTGGACGCGAACTGTGGAAGCTCTGCCTCTACATTGCCCTTGCGCTGCTTATCGCCGAAATGCTTATCGCTCGCGTCGGAAAGCGCGAGGTTGCGCCGGCTTGA
- the sucD gene encoding succinate--CoA ligase subunit alpha, with the protein MAILIDENSRVIVQGITGGAGQFHAGEMKSYGTNIVAGTSPGKGGSSVHEIPVYDTVKECVKAHQADTSVIFLPAAAVKDAVIEAIHAGIRTVVVVPEHIPIADMMMVRREAKKHGALILGGNTAGIISPGRANIGIIPPLAFKRGRVGTVSRSGSITYYLADTLSRTGYGETTCVGLGGDPVLGSTFNDVLELFDKDPETKAVCLAGEIGGVYEEIAAGTIGKMSKPVIAIIGGVFAPPGKRMGHAGAIVEGEMGTAASKIKALQDGGAHIAKTFQDIPEILARLGV; encoded by the coding sequence ATGGCTATTTTGATTGACGAAAACAGCCGCGTAATTGTGCAGGGCATCACAGGAGGAGCCGGCCAGTTTCACGCAGGCGAGATGAAATCTTACGGAACCAACATCGTGGCCGGAACCTCCCCCGGAAAGGGCGGCTCTTCGGTGCATGAGATTCCGGTCTATGACACCGTTAAGGAATGCGTCAAGGCGCATCAGGCGGATACGTCGGTGATCTTCCTCCCCGCTGCCGCCGTAAAGGACGCGGTGATCGAAGCCATTCATGCGGGCATCCGCACCGTCGTCGTTGTTCCTGAACATATTCCCATCGCGGATATGATGATGGTGCGGCGCGAAGCGAAGAAGCACGGCGCGTTGATCCTCGGCGGCAACACCGCGGGCATTATCTCGCCCGGACGCGCCAACATCGGTATCATCCCGCCCCTCGCCTTCAAACGCGGACGTGTCGGCACGGTGTCACGCTCCGGTTCCATCACCTATTATCTGGCGGATACTCTCTCCCGCACCGGTTACGGTGAAACGACCTGCGTCGGTCTGGGTGGTGATCCGGTTCTGGGCAGCACCTTCAACGACGTGCTGGAACTCTTCGACAAAGATCCCGAAACCAAGGCCGTTTGCCTCGCCGGAGAAATCGGCGGCGTGTATGAAGAAATCGCCGCAGGCACCATCGGCAAAATGAGCAAGCCGGTCATTGCCATCATCGGCGGCGTGTTTGCCCCTCCCGGAAAGCGGATGGGACATGCCGGCGCTATCGTGGAAGGTGAAATGGGAACGGCGGCCTCGAAAATCAAAGCGTTGCAGGACGGCGGCGCTCATATCGCCAAGACCTTTCAGGACATTCCCGAAATCCTCGCACGGCTGGGCGTTTGA
- the selD gene encoding selenide, water dikinase SelD — MDPAELDRILDGLPVHPDANLVVGFSHKDDASVYRLPSGELLLQTVDFFTPVVDDAYDYGAIAAANSLSDVYAMNGRPLFALNVCCFPRKYPAELWNAVLRGGAEKAMEAGIAIVGGHTIDDQEPKYGLVVTGIVQPGKYWTNEGAKVGDALILTKPLGTGIITTSLKNETVAVAEATDAIAGMKTLNKVAAETLAHFEVHACTDITGNGLIGHASEIAVASKVGMEFRLSDFPFYRAALSLAESGKFPGGTFANKRYYEALVEESVGADERTVWLLYDAQTSGGLLAALPHKQAGSAVEELHKAGVTAAAVVGSVTAGHKIRLSD, encoded by the coding sequence CTGGATCCAGCGGAGCTGGATCGGATTCTCGACGGTCTTCCCGTTCATCCCGATGCGAACCTCGTCGTCGGGTTTTCGCATAAGGATGATGCCTCGGTGTACCGGCTGCCCTCAGGTGAGCTGCTGCTGCAGACGGTGGACTTTTTCACGCCGGTGGTGGATGACGCCTACGATTACGGCGCGATTGCCGCGGCCAATTCCCTGAGCGATGTGTACGCGATGAACGGGCGTCCGTTGTTCGCACTGAACGTCTGCTGCTTTCCGCGCAAATATCCGGCGGAGCTGTGGAATGCGGTGCTGCGCGGCGGCGCGGAAAAGGCCATGGAAGCAGGCATTGCCATTGTCGGCGGACATACCATCGACGATCAGGAGCCGAAATACGGCCTGGTGGTCACAGGTATCGTGCAGCCCGGGAAATACTGGACCAATGAAGGCGCGAAGGTCGGCGACGCGTTGATTCTCACCAAGCCGCTGGGCACGGGGATTATCACCACCTCGCTGAAGAACGAAACGGTGGCTGTGGCCGAGGCGACGGATGCAATTGCGGGAATGAAGACCCTGAACAAGGTCGCGGCAGAGACCCTTGCCCATTTTGAAGTGCACGCGTGCACGGACATTACGGGCAATGGCCTGATTGGGCATGCGTCGGAAATCGCCGTGGCGTCGAAGGTCGGTATGGAATTCCGCCTGAGCGACTTTCCGTTCTACCGTGCCGCGCTGAGCCTTGCCGAGAGCGGAAAATTTCCCGGCGGGACGTTCGCCAACAAGCGGTATTACGAAGCGTTGGTTGAGGAGAGTGTGGGCGCGGATGAACGCACGGTGTGGCTACTCTACGACGCCCAGACTTCCGGTGGATTACTGGCTGCACTGCCGCACAAGCAGGCGGGCAGTGCGGTGGAAGAATTACACAAGGCCGGCGTCACGGCGGCGGCGGTTGTGGGGTCAGTGACGGCCGGGCACAAGATTCGACTGTCCGATTAA
- the recO gene encoding DNA repair protein RecO: protein MSVLQQATGIVLHRVRHGETSLILTAFTREMGKLGLMAKGARAKGKLGGSAGLELFTEAQFVFYRKSGRDLQLLKEWATISPHSVVREDFERLTIASAVVELLARCLTDEDPHPDLYDAASATLHALDQRPESALPLLWAFETSLFQTLGFGLQTELDALTGRPLTPPFPSYIRYRWSSGSFFVSDPRNNPPSDGEMSGETFAVLSALSQFSVQAAGQIAFGPRVRKELTYFLSRYLETHLPVRGKIRSLEALNWGEPEQS from the coding sequence ATGTCCGTCCTTCAACAAGCCACCGGCATTGTGCTGCACCGCGTGCGGCACGGAGAGACTTCCCTCATCCTGACCGCCTTTACACGCGAGATGGGTAAGCTCGGTCTGATGGCCAAGGGTGCGCGAGCCAAGGGCAAGTTGGGCGGTTCTGCCGGATTGGAGCTGTTTACCGAAGCGCAGTTCGTTTTCTACCGGAAATCCGGACGGGACTTGCAGCTCCTCAAAGAGTGGGCAACCATCTCGCCGCACTCTGTGGTGCGTGAGGATTTCGAGCGCCTGACCATTGCCAGCGCCGTAGTGGAATTATTAGCGCGCTGTCTGACCGACGAGGATCCGCATCCGGATCTCTATGACGCCGCATCTGCCACGCTGCATGCGCTGGATCAGCGTCCCGAGTCTGCACTTCCCCTCTTGTGGGCTTTCGAGACCAGTCTCTTCCAGACTCTTGGCTTTGGTCTGCAAACAGAACTGGATGCGCTGACGGGCCGCCCGCTGACTCCACCCTTTCCGTCCTACATACGGTATCGCTGGTCCAGCGGATCCTTTTTTGTGTCCGACCCGCGCAACAATCCGCCGTCCGACGGCGAGATGTCCGGTGAGACCTTTGCCGTTCTGTCGGCGTTGTCACAATTCAGCGTGCAGGCCGCAGGACAGATCGCCTTTGGGCCGCGTGTGCGCAAAGAGCTGACCTATTTTCTGTCGCGCTATCTCGAAACTCATCTGCCCGTACGCGGCAAAATCCGCTCCCTCGAGGCCCTGAACTGGGGCGAGCCGGAACAATCCTGA
- a CDS encoding transglycosylase SLT domain-containing protein: MQRWIFRPLGVTAFLLLVTTLSHAGVCFGGFLSEDSARFATYWSLVESGEAKAAHDTLMDVGGEGRGCAEQMANFLLAWRASSGGDYGSVPVFLDLGVPANLADYALWLRADALNHAGQDALAMEQWKKLADDTTSALCPDALYQLADHEFEKGMLDDCLGHTVQYSRFRADTDDRQHIEFVRGQTLAMLGRHDEAVDALWRAYVLAPLSGEGSRVRTLLDGYAKRFGHNPRMETSDEREREFGAMDQRKQYALGLERIERELKSIQPRQIEEVLRFYKGRFENALSHHRDAIETLQAFLTSFPQSEFRYKANYYLGRSAYLIDRDAEAIPALTEAGSQTGDLDIAGKALDLLGTLQLDRNRPQEAVNTYQHWQTVSKGTGVEADCLWKLGRALWDGGHFAEAEKAYQSLYDYNENADYAPAALYWLARSATKAGHKAEARQNWALLQSRFPYSYNAIIAPVKPDSVVIEQHPLACPSLDDVWEAGGEHCKKFALLAAMRIPEFSLRELPWAIKEMPEANGLPWWKAQFLLWQGQRMAAWRVVLTELGTYLRTAGSRPAAFNAVSYPLDFDPQIVRLASQYHLDPYFVFGLICQESHFEEGIVSPAGATGLMQLMPKTAYMECRSLGIGYAARKLRDPDYNLQIGVAHLSRLFADFRGDSVLILAAYNAGPSAAQSWASEFHSQDRDDFIEHIPYRETRMYVKRNIEHAAAYRRLYPDIVTTLQLNTPAESPAPQRKPRAAYGVHKRRTH; encoded by the coding sequence ATGCAACGCTGGATCTTCCGCCCGCTGGGCGTTACCGCTTTTCTGCTGCTGGTTACCACTCTTAGCCATGCCGGAGTCTGTTTCGGCGGTTTTCTTTCTGAGGATTCCGCCCGCTTTGCCACATACTGGAGTCTGGTGGAAAGCGGCGAAGCCAAGGCGGCGCACGATACTCTGATGGACGTGGGAGGCGAAGGCCGTGGCTGCGCGGAACAGATGGCGAACTTTCTGCTGGCGTGGCGGGCTTCTTCGGGCGGAGACTACGGCAGCGTGCCGGTGTTTCTGGATCTGGGAGTGCCGGCGAATCTGGCTGATTATGCGCTTTGGCTGCGAGCCGACGCGCTGAACCACGCCGGGCAGGACGCGTTGGCGATGGAACAGTGGAAAAAACTGGCGGACGATACGACGTCGGCGCTGTGTCCGGATGCACTCTACCAGCTTGCCGATCATGAGTTCGAAAAGGGCATGCTGGACGATTGCCTCGGCCATACGGTGCAGTACAGCCGGTTTCGCGCCGATACGGACGACCGGCAGCATATCGAATTCGTGCGCGGTCAGACTCTGGCCATGCTGGGGAGGCACGACGAGGCGGTGGACGCGCTCTGGAGGGCCTATGTCCTTGCCCCGTTGAGCGGGGAGGGCAGCCGGGTTCGCACCTTGCTCGACGGTTACGCGAAGCGGTTCGGGCACAACCCCCGGATGGAAACATCCGATGAACGGGAACGCGAATTCGGCGCCATGGATCAGCGCAAACAGTACGCGCTGGGGCTGGAACGCATCGAACGGGAATTGAAGAGCATCCAGCCGCGGCAGATCGAAGAGGTGCTGAGGTTTTACAAGGGCCGGTTCGAGAATGCGCTCTCCCACCACCGTGATGCTATCGAGACGCTTCAGGCGTTTCTGACCAGTTTTCCGCAGAGCGAATTTCGCTATAAGGCAAACTACTATCTTGGACGCTCGGCTTACCTGATTGACCGGGACGCCGAAGCGATTCCGGCATTGACCGAGGCCGGAAGCCAGACCGGAGACTTGGACATTGCCGGCAAGGCGCTGGATTTGCTGGGAACGCTGCAACTGGACCGTAATCGCCCGCAGGAAGCGGTAAATACGTATCAGCACTGGCAGACGGTCAGCAAAGGCACCGGGGTAGAGGCAGACTGCCTGTGGAAACTGGGCCGGGCCCTGTGGGACGGGGGGCATTTCGCCGAGGCGGAGAAGGCATACCAGAGTCTGTACGATTACAACGAGAATGCCGATTATGCTCCGGCGGCTCTCTACTGGCTGGCGCGCTCCGCGACCAAGGCAGGGCACAAAGCGGAAGCCCGGCAGAACTGGGCACTGCTGCAGAGCCGCTTCCCGTATTCCTACAACGCGATTATTGCACCTGTAAAGCCGGACTCCGTAGTGATCGAGCAGCATCCTCTGGCCTGTCCGAGTCTCGACGATGTGTGGGAAGCGGGCGGTGAGCATTGCAAGAAGTTCGCGCTGCTGGCCGCCATGCGCATTCCGGAGTTTTCGCTGCGGGAATTGCCGTGGGCTATCAAAGAGATGCCGGAAGCGAACGGACTGCCCTGGTGGAAGGCGCAGTTTCTGCTATGGCAGGGGCAGCGCATGGCGGCGTGGCGGGTGGTGCTTACGGAACTGGGAACGTATCTTCGCACCGCAGGCTCGCGCCCGGCGGCGTTCAATGCGGTCTCCTACCCGCTGGACTTCGATCCGCAAATCGTCCGGCTGGCCTCGCAGTACCATCTCGACCCCTATTTTGTATTTGGCCTGATCTGCCAGGAAAGCCATTTTGAAGAAGGCATTGTCAGCCCGGCAGGGGCGACGGGACTGATGCAGCTTATGCCCAAAACGGCGTACATGGAATGCCGCAGCCTCGGCATCGGCTATGCGGCGCGGAAACTGCGCGATCCGGACTACAATCTGCAGATCGGCGTCGCGCACCTTTCGCGGCTGTTTGCCGATTTCCGCGGCGATTCCGTGCTGATCCTTGCCGCGTACAATGCGGGTCCGTCCGCGGCGCAATCCTGGGCGTCCGAATTCCATTCGCAGGACCGCGACGATTTTATCGAGCATATTCCCTATCGCGAAACCCGGATGTATGTGAAGCGGAATATCGAGCATGCGGCCGCGTACCGCCGCTTGTATCCGGACATCGTGACTACTTTGCAGTTGAACACGCCGGCGGAATCGCCGGCTCCACAACGAAAGCCTCGTGCTGCCTATGGCGTACACAAAAGACGAACTCACTAA
- the rsmA gene encoding 16S rRNA (adenine(1518)-N(6)/adenine(1519)-N(6))-dimethyltransferase RsmA produces the protein MNHKHRHPHKEHNHSEEPPAKKSLGQCFLADSSYSRRLVSALGLKADNTVLEIGPGRGILTEELLQSGARVIAVEIDQRLLDPLVQKFGSYPNFTLWHEDFVETDLEHILPQGSVKVAGNLPYHLVSEVLYKLFIHARKARQDSALPWVETAVLMMQKEVADRVTAKPDSKAWGKLSVFAQLEAYCHAMFTVPAGAFRPEPKVDGGVVRLDFQRIPEAYPEDYQTLERIVRYTFHQRRKMLKTSLSGLAGVHPFWQEAEIDFKRRPETLTPAEWVYLADVVFRAHSRKNA, from the coding sequence TTGAACCACAAACACCGCCACCCTCACAAAGAACACAACCACAGCGAAGAGCCGCCCGCTAAGAAGAGCCTCGGCCAGTGCTTTCTGGCGGACTCGAGTTATTCGCGCCGCCTCGTCAGCGCGCTTGGCCTGAAGGCGGACAATACGGTGCTGGAAATCGGACCCGGCCGCGGCATCCTCACAGAGGAACTTTTGCAAAGCGGCGCGCGTGTTATTGCCGTTGAGATAGATCAGCGCCTCCTCGATCCGCTCGTGCAAAAATTTGGATCTTATCCGAATTTCACCCTCTGGCATGAAGACTTCGTCGAGACCGATCTGGAGCATATCCTCCCGCAAGGTTCGGTGAAAGTGGCCGGCAACCTGCCGTATCATCTTGTGTCGGAAGTGCTCTACAAGCTGTTCATCCATGCGCGCAAAGCACGGCAGGATTCTGCTCTGCCTTGGGTCGAAACCGCCGTGCTTATGATGCAGAAAGAAGTAGCGGACCGCGTAACGGCCAAACCCGATTCGAAAGCGTGGGGCAAACTATCCGTATTCGCCCAGCTTGAAGCATACTGCCACGCGATGTTCACCGTTCCCGCCGGAGCGTTCCGTCCCGAGCCTAAGGTCGATGGCGGCGTCGTAAGGCTGGATTTCCAGCGCATCCCCGAAGCTTATCCCGAAGACTACCAGACGCTGGAGCGCATCGTCCGCTACACATTCCATCAGCGGCGCAAGATGCTCAAAACTTCCTTATCGGGCTTGGCAGGCGTGCATCCTTTCTGGCAGGAAGCGGAGATTGATTTCAAACGCCGTCCTGAGACCCTGACGCCCGCCGAGTGGGTCTACCTTGCCGATGTCGTTTTTCGCGCCCATTCGCGCAAGAACGCCTGA